A window from Carassius carassius chromosome 40, fCarCar2.1, whole genome shotgun sequence encodes these proteins:
- the adoa gene encoding 2-aminoethanethiol (cysteamine) dioxygenase a yields MPRNNKTSLIQKIASQAYVTFPNCSTSAIGDNKTFLERQAELVTLLSDIRAADLRIAPPKKVSRSSSKSSAVPPVTYMHICETDVFSMGVFLLKSGASIPLHDHPGMNGMLKVLYGKVNIRCYDKLDKAVGGQSDTERQFDPPLLPFQEDDVRRAVLRSSGQFSHQSGPCILSPLKDNLHEIDAVDGPAAFLDILAPPYDPDNGRDCHYYKLLQTAGKKSEQSGEDETWLLEIPQPEDFWCGGEPYPGPRVSV; encoded by the coding sequence ATGCCGAGGAACAACAAGACCTCGCTGATCCAGAAGATAGCGAGCCAGGCTTATGTGACCTTCCCAAACTGCTCTACATCTGCCATCGGGGATAATAAGACGTTTTTAGAGCGGCAGGCAGAGTTGGTCACCCTGCTGTCCGACATCAGGGCTGCGGATCTGAGGATTGCGCCACCGAAGAAAGTCTCCAGATCCTCCTCAAAGTCCTCAGCAGTCCCTCCAGTCACATACATGCACATCTGTGAGACTGATGTCTTCAGTATGggagtgtttctgttgaaatctGGGGCTTCCATCCCTCTGCATGACCATCCCGGGATGAAtggcatgctgaaggtcctgtaTGGCAAGGTCAATATAAGGTGTTATGACAAGTTGGATAAAGCTGTTGGTGGCCAGAGTGACACTGAGAGGCAGTTTGATCCACCGCTGTTGCCTTTCCAGGAAGATGATGTGAGGAGAGCCGTGCTCAGGTCCTCCGGACAGTTTTCTCATCAGAGTGGCCCTTGCATCTTGTCCCCTCTCAAAGACAACCTTCATGAGATTGATGCAGTGGACGGGCCAGCTGCTTTTCTTGATATACTGGCACCACCGTATGACCCTGACAATGGGAGAGATTGTCACTACTACAAACTTTTACAAACTGCTGGCAAAAAATCTGAGCAGAGCGGTGAAGACGAGACCTGGCTTTTAGAGATCCCCCAGCCGGAAGATTTCTGGTGTGGGGGCGAGCCATACCCCGGTCCTAGAGTTTCAGTGTAG
- the LOC132122027 gene encoding early growth response protein 2b-like isoform X2: MSTEKRCLDLTYSSSFAQPAGPRNQTFTYMGKFSIDSQYPGNWNPEGVINIVSAGILGMTQPSSASSSPASSVSPSHFSSTLSCTMAQNQADMEHIYSPPPPYSGCGEVYQDPSAFLSTSTCPISYPPPSYSSPKPSTDSGLFPIIPDYAGFFQPPCQRDMQSMPDRKPFSCPLDSFRVPPPLTPLNTIRNFTLGGPVSDGPRLPTAYSPQNLPLRPILRPRKYPNRPSKTPVHERPYPCPAEGCDRRFSRSDELTRHIRIHTGHKPFQCRICMRNFSRSDHLTTHIRTHTGEKPFACDFCGRKFARSDERKRHTKIHLRQKERKSSSSSSGVSSSERGVATGICSSSSSQ; the protein is encoded by the coding sequence ATGAGCACGGAGAAGCGCTGCCTCGACTTGACCTATTCCAGCAGCTTCGCACAACCAGCTGGCCCTCGTAACCAAACTTTCACCTACATGGGAAAGTTTTCCATCGACTCCCAGTACCCAGGAAACTGGAACCCAGAGGGCGTGATCAACATCGTTAGCGCGGGAATCCTGGGCATGACCCAGCCATCCTCAGCATCCTCGTCACCTGCCTCCTCAGTCTCCCCCAGCCACTTCTCCAGCACCCTCAGCTGCACCATGGCGCAGAACCAGGCGGACATGGAGCACATCTACTCGCCCCCACCGCCCTACTCTGGATGCGGGGAGGTGTATCAAGACCCATCTGCGTTCCTCTCCACCTCCACCTGCCCGATCTCCTATCCACCGCCATCGTACTCGTCCCCAAAGCCAAGCACGGACTCCGGGCTGTTTCCCATCATCCCTGACTACGCCGGCTTTTTCCAGCCGCCGTGCCAGAGGGACATGCAGTCGATGCCCGACCGCAAACCGTTCTCGTGTCCGCTGGACTCGTTCAGAGTCCCGCCTCCGTTGACCCCCCTGAACACTATCAGGAACTTCACACTGGGGGGACCGGTGTCTGACGGTCCCCGGCTACCCACAGCCTACAGCCCGCAGAACTTACCCCTCAGGCCCATCCTGCGCCCGAGGAAATACCCCAACAGACCCAGCAAGACCCCCGTGCACGAGCGGCCCTACCCCTGCCCGGCGGAGGGCTGCGACAGGCGCTTCTCCCGGTCCGACGAGCTCACCAGACACATCCGCATCCACACCGGCCACAAACCCTTCCAGTGTCGGATATGCATGAGGAACTTTAGTCGCAGCGACCACCTGACGACCCACATCCGAACGCACACCGGCGAGAAGCCGTTCGCCTGCGACTTTTGCGGGAGAAAGTTCGCGCGAAGCGACGAAAGAAAGAGACACACCAAAATCCACCTGCGACAGAAGGAGAGGAAATCATCCTCGTCGTCGTCCGGAGTGTCCAGCTCGGAGCGCGGCGTCGCCACGGGCATCTGCTCGTCCAGTTCAAGCCAGTAG
- the LOC132122027 gene encoding early growth response protein 2b-like isoform X1 produces MTAKTLEKAPVTLGGFVHPLSESIYSVDEIGTTLPASVAIFPNGDLGGHYEHINPGDGLISGDMSTEKRCLDLTYSSSFAQPAGPRNQTFTYMGKFSIDSQYPGNWNPEGVINIVSAGILGMTQPSSASSSPASSVSPSHFSSTLSCTMAQNQADMEHIYSPPPPYSGCGEVYQDPSAFLSTSTCPISYPPPSYSSPKPSTDSGLFPIIPDYAGFFQPPCQRDMQSMPDRKPFSCPLDSFRVPPPLTPLNTIRNFTLGGPVSDGPRLPTAYSPQNLPLRPILRPRKYPNRPSKTPVHERPYPCPAEGCDRRFSRSDELTRHIRIHTGHKPFQCRICMRNFSRSDHLTTHIRTHTGEKPFACDFCGRKFARSDERKRHTKIHLRQKERKSSSSSSGVSSSERGVATGICSSSSSQ; encoded by the exons ATGACAGCTAAAACTTTGGAGAAAGCCCCTGTAACCCTTGGTGGCTTCGTGCACCCTCTTTCCGAAAGCATCTACTCAGTGGACGAGATTGGCACAACACTGCCAGCATCTGTGGCTATATTTCCAAACGGTGATTTAGGAGGACATTACGAGCATATAAACCCTGGAG atggcTTGATTAGCGGGGATATGAGCACGGAGAAGCGCTGCCTCGACTTGACCTATTCCAGCAGCTTCGCACAACCAGCTGGCCCTCGTAACCAAACTTTCACCTACATGGGAAAGTTTTCCATCGACTCCCAGTACCCAGGAAACTGGAACCCAGAGGGCGTGATCAACATCGTTAGCGCGGGAATCCTGGGCATGACCCAGCCATCCTCAGCATCCTCGTCACCTGCCTCCTCAGTCTCCCCCAGCCACTTCTCCAGCACCCTCAGCTGCACCATGGCGCAGAACCAGGCGGACATGGAGCACATCTACTCGCCCCCACCGCCCTACTCTGGATGCGGGGAGGTGTATCAAGACCCATCTGCGTTCCTCTCCACCTCCACCTGCCCGATCTCCTATCCACCGCCATCGTACTCGTCCCCAAAGCCAAGCACGGACTCCGGGCTGTTTCCCATCATCCCTGACTACGCCGGCTTTTTCCAGCCGCCGTGCCAGAGGGACATGCAGTCGATGCCCGACCGCAAACCGTTCTCGTGTCCGCTGGACTCGTTCAGAGTCCCGCCTCCGTTGACCCCCCTGAACACTATCAGGAACTTCACACTGGGGGGACCGGTGTCTGACGGTCCCCGGCTACCCACAGCCTACAGCCCGCAGAACTTACCCCTCAGGCCCATCCTGCGCCCGAGGAAATACCCCAACAGACCCAGCAAGACCCCCGTGCACGAGCGGCCCTACCCCTGCCCGGCGGAGGGCTGCGACAGGCGCTTCTCCCGGTCCGACGAGCTCACCAGACACATCCGCATCCACACCGGCCACAAACCCTTCCAGTGTCGGATATGCATGAGGAACTTTAGTCGCAGCGACCACCTGACGACCCACATCCGAACGCACACCGGCGAGAAGCCGTTCGCCTGCGACTTTTGCGGGAGAAAGTTCGCGCGAAGCGACGAAAGAAAGAGACACACCAAAATCCACCTGCGACAGAAGGAGAGGAAATCATCCTCGTCGTCGTCCGGAGTGTCCAGCTCGGAGCGCGGCGTCGCCACGGGCATCTGCTCGTCCAGTTCAAGCCAGTAG